The Etheostoma cragini isolate CJK2018 chromosome 10, CSU_Ecrag_1.0, whole genome shotgun sequence nucleotide sequence CTAGCAGTACGTCTGCTGGACTGATTAATTCATGTTGATATTCTGCAGTGTTGTATTATGGACTCTTAGGGCCGCTGTTGACCGGAGTGTGCATGGCTGAGAGTAGGGCTGTAGCTGCACCTCCTATTTAACATCACCATAATGAAGAGAGAACACGACGGGAAAGAAGCGACTTTCTGGATATGTAGAAGATCTGATTAACGACACGACGACCTCCAGCACTATTGTTTTCACTGTTTGGATTATACAACTGCGAAATTGATGTTTGTCACCGGGATTGATTTCAGTTAATGGGATATATAATCGGATGTTACACGTTTCTGAGAAAATACTCGGATAGAACAATGAAAGGACAAGCGCTGTTGTTCATTGGTCTCCTTTCGCTCGGCTCGGTAATGGGGCAGGCCAGCTACACAATACCGGAGGAAATGGCGAAAGGTTCTTTAGTCGGTAATATAGCACAAGATTTAGGTTTAGATACCAAACGTTTGGCTTCTGGCAAAGCTCGACTCTATACCCGAGACAACGACGAGTACATCAAgctgaacagagagagaggagtccTTCTTGTTAAAGAGAGAATCGACAGAGAGGTGCTCTGCAGACAAACGACGCCTTGTgctttacattttcagattattttggAGAATCCTATGGAATTTTACAGTGTAACAGTCGGGATCATAGATATCAATGATAATGTCCCAACATTTGAAGAAACggaaataaaattcaaaataagtGAGTCAACGATAACCGGGGCAAAATTTGTGCTGGAAAGGGCTGTGGATCTTGATGTTGGAATTAATGGTGTTCATAGTTACGAATTAAGGCCAACCGATAATTTTGCTTTAAAACTGCAGCATAACGCTGAAGGAAATAAAAACGTTGAGATGGTGCTTAAGACGCCtttagacagagagaaaactgAACAGATATCTCTTGTGTTAACGGCTGTAGATGGAGGAGAGCCGCAGATGTCAGGAACAATGCTGATTGTCATTACAGTTTTAGACGCTAACGATAACGCCCCCGTTTTTACACAGCCAACACACAAGGCCACAGTTTATGAAAATTCACCTAAAGGCACAATTGTTGCCACTGTAACAGCCTCCGATGCAGATCAGGGCTCCAACGGTAAAATAACGTATTCAATCACAAATACGTTAGAAAATGTAAGgaaagtatttaaaataaacagggAAACTGGCGAGGTTACTTTAATTGGAAATATTGACTTTGAAGACTcgcaacattttgaattaaatgtgCGTGCTAGTGACAACGGAGGACTTACAGACTCTAGTAAATTGATTGTTGATTTACAAGATGTAAACGACAACAAGCCTGAAATAAACATAATGTCGAAGTCAAATGTGATATCAGAGGATGCCAAACACAATACTGTTGTTACAATGATAAATATTGAGGACAAGGACTCAGAAGAAAACGGAATAGTGCAATGTTTTATTAACGAAAATGTACCATTCGTTTTAAAATCATCAACCAATAATTTCTATAGTTTGTTGACAGACAGTGATTTAGACAGAGATATATCCTCTGAGTATAATATAACTGTGACCTGCTCTGATGAGGGAGTGCCCTCCCTCTCCAGCAGCGTCACTCTCACCTTACNNNNNNNNNNNNNNNNNNNNNNNNNNNNNNNNNNNNNNNNNNNNNNNNNNNNNNNNNNNNNNNNNNNNNNNNNNNNNNNNNNNNNNNNNNNNNNNNNNNNCTGTAAGGTGAGAGTGACGCTGCTGGAGAGGGAGGGCACTCCCTCATCAGAGCAGGTCACAGTTATATTATACTCAGACGCTTTCTCTCTGTCCAATTCACTGTCTGTCACTAAACTATAGAAATCATTAGAAGATGTGGTAATAGTAAATGGTATGTGGCCATTTATTCTGCAGTTTACTTGACCATTGTTACTTGAATCTGGGTCAAGAACACTAAACATAATTATAACTGTATTTTGGGAAGAGTCTTCTGGGATTGAGTCAGATTTGGAAAGTATACTGATTATGggattattatcattaatatcaATAACATCAACAATAATTTTACTGGAGTCAGAAAGACCACCGCTGTCTTGCGCTTCGATATCAATTTGGTAATACTTGGCTTTTTCAAAGTCAACTTCACCAACTAATATTACTTCACCGttttcatttattgtaaatatatcAGACACACTATCCATGGTTGACGACACTGAATAAGAAACCTCCCCGTTTGTTCCTTTATCTGCATCCGAAGCACCCACTGTTGTCACAGTTGTTCCTTTCTGAGAATTTTCGGCGATGGCTGCCTTGTAAACCGACTGCATGAAAACAGGAGCATTGTCGTTTACATCGAGCACTGTCAAATAAATCTTTACTGTACCAGACATCTGAGGATCTCCTCCATCTACAGCTGTTAACAACAGCGATAtttgttcctctctctctcgatCTAACGGCTTGTGTAAAACCATTTCGACCTTTCTAATTACATCTGCATGAGTTTGTATTTTAAGCATAAAATTATCTGTAGGTTTCAAGCTATAATTTTTCAGGCCATTCACGCCAATGTCTGCATCAACGGCCCTTTCTAACACAAATTTAGATCCAGTAACTGCTGATTCGCTAATTTCAAAACGTTTCTCGTCATTTTTAAAACTGGGACTGTTGTCGTTGATGTCGGTAATCTCTACTGTTATCGGAAAAAGCTCCATTGGATTTTCTAGAATAATCTGCAAATGTAAAGCACACGGCGTCGTCTGTCTGCAGAGCGACTCTCTGTCGATTCTCTCTTTCACTAGGAGGACTCCCCGCTCTCTATTCAGCTCAATGTATTCTGCACTGTCGCCCGTAAATATACGGGCTTTGCCTGACTTTAGTCTTTTCACATCCAATCCTAAATCCCGTGCTATGTTTCCCACCACAGAGCCCTTTGCCATTTCTTCTGGAATAGAATAGCTGACTTGACCGAGAACTGATCCAAG carries:
- the LOC117952252 gene encoding protocadherin beta-1-like; the protein is MGYIIGCYTFLRKYSDRTMKGQALLFIGLLSLGSVMGQASYTIPEEMAKGSLVGNIAQDLGLDTKRLASGKARLYTRDNDEYIKLNRERGVLLVKERIDREVLCRQTTPCALHFQIILENPMEFYSVTVGIIDINDNVPTFEETEIKFKISESTITGAKFVLERAVDLDVGINGVHSYELRPTDNFALKLQHNAEGNKNVEMVLKTPLDREKTEQISLVLTAVDGGEPQMSGTMLIVITVLDANDNAPVFTQPTHKATVYENSPKGTIVATVTASDADQGSNGKITYSITNTLENVRKVFKINRETGEVTLIGNIDFEDSQHFELNVRASDNGGLTDSSKLIVDLQDVNDNKPEINIMSKSNVISEDAKHNTVVTMINIEDKDSEENGIVQCFINENVPFVLKSSTNNFYSLLTDSDLDRDISSEYNITVTCSDEGVPSLSSSVTLT
- the LOC117951274 gene encoding protocadherin beta-1-like, translating into MKRTMARQVLLFISMFSLGSVLGQVSYSIPEEMAKGSVVGNIARDLGLDVKRLKSGKARIFTGDSAEYIELNRERGVLLVKERIDRESLCRQTTPCALHLQIILENPMELFPITVEITDINDNSPSFKNDEKRFEISESAVTGSKFVLERAVDADIGVNGLKNYSLKPTDNFMLKIQTHADVIRKVEMVLHKPLDREREEQISLLLTAVDGGDPQMSGTVKIYLTVLDVNDNAPVFMQSVYKAAIAENSQKGTTVTTVGASDADKGTNGEVSYSVSSTMDSVSDIFTINENGEVILVGEVDFEKAKYYQIDIEAQDSGGLSDSSKIIVDVIDINDNNPIISILSKSDSIPEDSSQNTVIIMFSVLDPDSSNNGQVNCRINGHIPFTITTSSNDFYSLVTDSELDREKASEYNITVTCSDEGVPSLSSSVTLT